The Coregonus clupeaformis isolate EN_2021a chromosome 20, ASM2061545v1, whole genome shotgun sequence genome contains a region encoding:
- the LOC121533738 gene encoding acyl-coenzyme A thioesterase 11-like, whose protein sequence is MPRGHYPQVGIAVSCEDLFSNCQWNVCNAFAISVARRTEAGKVRAEDREGMQLKQVIPRTQTEQMEYSIAAERRRMRLIHAEIIKDLLSSSTAQLGECQEYEDAVPAERTQVESVELVLPPHANHQVSTFGGQIMAWMENVATIAASRLCSAHPTLRTIDMFHFQAPSHIGDRLVLKAIVNNAFKNRQCDVIVQADEDDTIYRVATPCVSKGGKGQDFILMASRRKPCDSRDPYLIALRSVTLPTHLATEEYTRGEVLCAGFSIWEESDSVTKISYYNQATPGVLPYISNDIAGLSSSFYGTFHSCSKYLEENRDSLATLPPLCPVTNGIVLEVLPL, encoded by the exons ATGCCACGTGGGCACTACCCTCAGGTGGGCATCGCAGTGAGCTGTGAGGACCTGTTCAGTAACTGCCAGTGGAACGTGTGTAATGCCTTTGCCATCTCTGTGGCGCGACGCACTGAGGCGGGGAAGGTGAGGGCTGAAGATCGAGAAGGa atGCAGCTGAAGCAAGTGATTCCGCGGACACAGACGGAGCAGATGGAGTACAGCATCGCGGCAGAGAGAAGGAGGATGAGACTGATCCACGCTGAGATCATCAAAGACCTACTGAGCAGCAGCACAGCTCAACTAG GTGAGTGCCAGGAGTATGAGGATGCAGTGCCAGCCGAGCGGACGCAGGTAGAGAGCGTGGAGCTGGTGCTGCCGCCCCATGCCAACCACCAGGTCAGCACCTTCGGGGGCCAGATCATGGCCTGGATGGAGAACGTGGCCACCATCGCAGCCAG TCGTCTGTGTAGTGCCCACCCCACTCTGAGGACCATAGACATGTTCCACTTTCAGGCTCCGTCTCACATTGGTGACCGACTGGTGCTGAAGGCCATTGTTAATAATGCCTTCAAGAACAG ACAATGTGATGTGATCGTCCAGGCAGATGAGGATGACACTATCTACCGTGTGGCCACTCCATGTGTCAGTAAGGGGGGAAAGGGCCAGGACTTCATTCTCATGGCCTCTAGGAGGAAGCCCTGTGACTCCAG ggACCCATACCTGATTGCCCTGCGCTCTGTCACCCTGCCCACCCACCTTGCCACTGAGGAATACACCCGGGGAGAAGTACTCTGTGCCGGCTTCAGTATCTGGGAGGAGTCCGACTCTGTCACCAAG ATCTCCTACTACAACCAGGCCACGCCGGGAGTCCTCCCCTATATCTCCAACGACATCGCAGGCCTTTCTTCCAGCTTCTACGGCACCTTTCACTCCTGCAGCAAGTACCTGGAGGAGAACAGAGACAGCCTGGCCACCCTGCCCCCCCTCTGTCCTGTCACAAATGGTATAGTCCTGGAAGTTCTGCCCCTTTGA